One genomic window of Mucilaginibacter sp. SJ includes the following:
- a CDS encoding FG-GAP repeat domain-containing protein yields MNNKPDSHRPAKNRKVVIVGSIVLVITVLVVYSIWHFSENKQDNAGTDLRTDYPMATLQSIARGKILSQQYCRSCHMLPDPALLNRFKWKNVFPQMGLRMGIKAHRGESYIGTIKGDDLIVPDKPVLNEEQWQDIIDYYMNTSPIALPAQNRPVAIKRELPFFNIQKPIQSFDGKQVLGCYVKIDNSVKPARIFIANGQTKKLYLLSAQLNVIDSVSTTGPVVDLLFDHGNTMICTIGNELGANSDKLGAITPLTISAEGKMQLASQPIFNKLGRPVQILAADLNNDNKTDYVICEFGSITGELCWMENLGTGAFTKHVISNLPGAIKAYIDYKDKKLPGLYVLFAQGEEGIFYFENKGSGKFDSKEILRFPPIYGSSYFEMVDMNHDGYKDIVYTCGDNGNATLVLKPYHGVYIFLNDGKDNYKQRYFYPINGCYKAIAKDFDGDGNIDLATISLFTDAKQPEEGFVYLKNTGSLNFVPYAFPAHTKFERAVTLDAGDINADGKPDLLIGNAYFDFGPFKYNISEPLFYVLKNASK; encoded by the coding sequence ATGAATAATAAACCTGATAGTCACCGTCCTGCAAAAAATCGCAAAGTTGTAATTGTTGGTTCGATTGTTTTGGTCATAACCGTTTTGGTAGTTTATTCAATATGGCATTTCTCTGAAAACAAACAGGATAATGCCGGTACAGATCTACGTACTGATTACCCGATGGCAACCCTTCAAAGCATTGCCAGGGGTAAGATACTATCACAACAATACTGCCGTTCGTGCCATATGCTGCCCGACCCAGCCTTGCTTAACAGGTTTAAATGGAAAAATGTATTCCCACAAATGGGTTTACGTATGGGCATTAAAGCCCACAGAGGTGAGTCATACATAGGGACAATCAAAGGCGATGATTTGATAGTGCCCGACAAACCTGTATTAAATGAGGAGCAATGGCAGGATATTATCGATTATTACATGAACACTTCCCCTATCGCCTTACCTGCACAAAACAGGCCGGTAGCCATTAAACGGGAGCTCCCATTTTTTAACATTCAAAAACCGATTCAATCATTTGACGGGAAGCAGGTACTGGGCTGCTATGTAAAAATTGACAATAGCGTTAAACCCGCCCGGATCTTTATCGCTAACGGGCAAACAAAAAAACTTTATCTTTTATCAGCCCAATTAAACGTCATCGATTCGGTGTCCACAACGGGGCCTGTGGTAGATTTACTTTTTGATCATGGCAATACCATGATCTGCACCATAGGTAATGAATTAGGTGCCAACAGTGATAAACTGGGGGCTATAACCCCATTAACCATTTCCGCCGAAGGCAAAATGCAATTAGCATCTCAGCCTATATTCAATAAGCTTGGGCGCCCGGTTCAAATACTGGCGGCCGATTTAAATAACGACAACAAAACCGACTATGTTATTTGTGAATTTGGGAGTATAACGGGCGAGCTTTGTTGGATGGAAAATTTGGGTACCGGCGCTTTTACCAAGCATGTAATAAGTAATTTACCCGGAGCCATAAAAGCATATATTGATTATAAGGATAAAAAATTACCCGGCCTGTACGTGCTTTTTGCACAGGGCGAAGAAGGGATTTTCTATTTCGAAAACAAAGGGAGCGGCAAATTTGATTCAAAGGAAATTTTAAGGTTCCCGCCGATTTATGGGTCTTCCTATTTTGAAATGGTTGACATGAACCATGACGGGTATAAAGATATCGTTTACACCTGCGGCGATAATGGAAATGCGACATTGGTATTAAAGCCTTACCACGGAGTTTACATTTTTTTAAACGATGGAAAAGACAATTACAAACAGCGATATTTTTACCCTATAAACGGCTGCTATAAAGCTATCGCTAAAGATTTTGATGGTGACGGGAATATTGATCTTGCAACCATCAGTCTTTTTACCGACGCAAAGCAACCCGAAGAAGGTTTTGTATATCTAAAGAACACCGGCAGCTTAAACTTTGTACCATATGCCTTTCCTGCCCATACAAAGTTTGAACGCGCGGTAACTCTTGATGCCGGTGATATAAACGCAGATGGAAAGCCCGATCTGCTGATCGGAAATGCCTATTTTGATTTCGGCCCGTTCAAATACAATATCAGCGAGCCACTTTTCTACGTTTTGAAAAACGCTTCGAAATGA
- a CDS encoding RagB/SusD family nutrient uptake outer membrane protein → MKQIFIKYRELFLLALLVVSISGCKKDDSLNVINKGFLTDVATFSSQNNADLFINDIYNQIPDVNNDYQLTEQYADNSFCGAAWENGQATVRAGSIGPSNVPTGPGSMWSWEGNYTKIRKCNVFLQQAALNKAKYTDDWYKQRVAEVTFLRAYFYSLLFTAYGGVPIITVPLDNRNGTDIFTARGTIDETVAFIEADCDAAAAVLPTKAAQTGRATKGAALTLKGWVELFAASPLANTANDAGKWSKAAATNKSVMDMGTYSLFNTSATSYADQFLSANNWNVETIFARGYATGPAKGSHREGYLGPVYVNGVQQSWGNLAPTQGLIDDYSMDNGLPITDAASGYNPQAPYTHREQRFYQSILYDGAAWQGDIIKTRIGGSNQIDLGSSSDITNTGYYARKTLDESITGQTSINLAPSFANYIIFRYAEVLLSYAEAQNEAVGPDASVYDAVNKVRARSALPAVKAGLTKDQMRVYIRRERRIELAFEDKRWFDIRRWLITTGTNGVLTTPEYGMKIEAGGSGFTYTPVKIFTNTFFERQNWMPIPQVELDKNKKLVQNPGY, encoded by the coding sequence ATGAAACAGATTTTTATAAAATACCGAGAACTTTTTTTACTTGCTTTGCTTGTTGTAAGTATTAGTGGATGTAAAAAAGATGATTCTTTGAATGTCATTAACAAAGGATTTCTTACTGACGTAGCAACATTCAGTTCTCAAAACAACGCGGACCTCTTTATAAATGACATATATAATCAAATCCCAGATGTCAATAACGACTATCAGCTAACAGAACAATATGCCGACAACAGTTTTTGCGGCGCGGCCTGGGAAAACGGACAGGCGACTGTAAGGGCGGGTTCAATTGGCCCAAGTAATGTGCCTACCGGCCCCGGAAGTATGTGGAGTTGGGAAGGTAACTATACCAAAATACGAAAATGCAATGTTTTTCTTCAGCAGGCTGCTTTAAATAAAGCGAAGTATACCGACGATTGGTACAAGCAACGCGTTGCGGAAGTTACCTTTTTGAGAGCTTACTTCTACTCACTGTTGTTCACAGCTTATGGCGGGGTGCCTATTATTACTGTCCCGCTTGATAACCGGAACGGAACTGATATTTTTACTGCCCGAGGCACTATTGATGAGACTGTTGCCTTTATTGAGGCTGATTGTGACGCTGCGGCCGCTGTTTTACCCACAAAAGCAGCCCAAACCGGCCGTGCTACAAAAGGCGCCGCATTAACACTTAAGGGCTGGGTAGAGCTTTTTGCAGCCAGTCCGCTGGCAAACACGGCCAATGACGCGGGAAAATGGAGTAAAGCAGCAGCTACCAACAAATCGGTGATGGATATGGGTACTTATAGCCTGTTCAATACTTCGGCTACTTCTTATGCCGATCAGTTCCTCTCGGCCAATAACTGGAATGTTGAAACCATTTTTGCCCGCGGTTATGCTACCGGGCCGGCTAAAGGCAGTCACCGGGAAGGTTATTTAGGCCCGGTTTATGTAAACGGCGTTCAGCAATCATGGGGAAACCTGGCTCCAACACAAGGCCTGATTGATGATTACTCGATGGATAATGGTTTGCCTATCACTGATGCTGCTTCAGGCTATAATCCTCAAGCCCCTTACACACATCGAGAGCAACGTTTTTATCAATCTATATTATACGATGGTGCAGCATGGCAAGGAGATATCATAAAAACGCGCATAGGCGGCAGTAACCAGATAGACCTTGGCTCTTCAAGCGATATTACCAATACCGGTTATTACGCCCGTAAAACACTGGATGAAAGCATCACCGGGCAAACCAGTATCAACCTGGCGCCAAGCTTTGCCAACTACATCATCTTCCGTTATGCGGAGGTGCTGTTAAGCTATGCCGAAGCGCAAAATGAAGCGGTTGGACCAGATGCATCGGTTTATGACGCAGTTAATAAAGTAAGGGCGAGATCTGCATTGCCTGCTGTAAAAGCCGGCTTAACCAAGGATCAAATGCGTGTATATATCCGTCGCGAACGCCGAATTGAACTGGCATTTGAAGATAAGCGATGGTTTGATATCCGCAGATGGCTGATAACGACGGGCACAAACGGCGTGCTCACCACGCCGGAATATGGCATGAAGATTGAAGCCGGCGGCTCAGGGTTTACATATACCCCGGTTAAAATTTTCACCAATACCTTCTTCGAGCGGCAAAACTGGATGCCAATTCCGCAGGTGGAGCTCGATAAAAACAAAAAACTGGTACAAAACCCAGGGTATTAA
- a CDS encoding SusC/RagA family TonB-linked outer membrane protein produces MRRKPGSVVLSLILLIAMQTSSYAATAFNSFSGIKLNRYTAAVPIKGKVIDKTTGETIIGASVKIKGTSTGAVTDVNGSFTLNADPNAVLIVSYIGYEQAEFPLNGQTSVTIRLQVNAKNLNEVIVVGYGTQKKTSSTAAVSTIQTTEIAKKPVVNLTNSLVGRASGLIITQGSGEPGYDGSNILIRGIGSTGGSSPLLIVDGVPRDFSRLDPNTIENVSVLKDAAAVAPYGVAGANGVILVTTKKGKSGKPTLTYNGYYGIQNPTKVPTFVGSYEYALLRNEANANDGQPPAYTADDIQKFKDHSDPDGHPDGHPLQQIIQKNRPITYHNVTLAGGTDDIKYFAALGYTHQDGMWSTTYLNKYNGSLNLTANATKSTTVSLSVNSYVEDQHFPSQSAATIIGQAQRQAPTTPIYYSNGLWSGYIGQSLIGEIYHSGYQFNENTAVLSQFTIDQKLPIKGLSLKGVISYDNGPDPLFTGNQTSFQRIYTTPIPFYNVDVTTTPYTYKQGIQGNSKATFSENYSQNHTLTIQGLLSYAGSFGKSDITALGVFESRRVKYQTFGATKYNYNLDIDELDFGGPAAADATNFGRSSGQKQIGYVYRVGYSYDKKYLFEATGRYDGSYLFAPGHRYGFFPAFSAGWRLSEEKFIKDNITWIDNLKLRASWGKSGAYPRDGGAIQTYQYLSPYNPYANSAVINGSATQGINEALQGNPNIGWEKATKTDIGFEATLWKGLLSIEADYFYEKRANMLVRIQNTLPGEYGLGVGLVNGGIMSNHGIDLTLQSSHSFSKDLRLDVTGTFTFARNKLLQTYETNATANNPNRRTTGRPLNTIFGYQALGYFKTTDFNADGTLKAGLPVPSFGPVKPGDIEYADLSGPNGTPDGKIDANDQTVIGHPNTPEIIYGLEPRLTFKNFDLDVLFQGSGNSNIVISNYFAFPFNASGSASQLVYDNHWTPSTPNALYPRVTGTPTSNNTQTSSWFVRNDSYIRLKSFELGYTLSNKLLKNKIQSIRIYVAGQNVINYLPHVKEIIDPENSGNNTNYYQQRVFSLGLNATF; encoded by the coding sequence TTGAGAAGAAAACCCGGATCAGTAGTTCTATCACTGATCCTGCTGATAGCTATGCAAACAAGCAGCTATGCAGCTACTGCCTTTAACTCTTTCAGCGGAATAAAACTTAACCGATATACCGCCGCTGTACCTATTAAAGGTAAAGTAATTGACAAAACTACCGGTGAAACTATTATCGGCGCATCTGTAAAAATCAAAGGAACCAGTACAGGCGCCGTTACCGATGTAAATGGTAGTTTCACACTTAATGCTGATCCTAATGCTGTACTGATAGTTAGTTATATAGGCTACGAACAGGCAGAGTTTCCACTTAACGGGCAAACTTCTGTAACCATCAGGCTGCAGGTAAACGCCAAGAACCTGAACGAGGTTATCGTGGTAGGTTACGGTACCCAAAAGAAAACATCTTCAACCGCGGCCGTGTCAACCATTCAAACTACCGAAATTGCAAAAAAACCGGTGGTTAACTTAACCAACAGCCTTGTTGGTCGTGCTTCTGGCTTAATCATAACCCAGGGTAGCGGCGAACCGGGCTACGACGGTTCAAACATACTGATCAGGGGTATCGGATCTACCGGCGGCAGTTCTCCCCTGCTTATCGTTGATGGTGTACCGCGTGATTTCAGCCGTCTTGATCCTAATACCATCGAAAACGTATCGGTATTAAAAGACGCTGCTGCTGTTGCTCCATATGGTGTGGCGGGCGCAAATGGCGTAATACTGGTTACTACCAAAAAGGGGAAATCAGGCAAACCAACCTTAACTTACAACGGCTACTATGGTATCCAGAACCCAACTAAGGTGCCAACATTTGTAGGCTCATATGAATATGCGCTTCTGCGTAATGAGGCCAATGCCAATGATGGTCAGCCACCGGCATACACAGCAGATGATATTCAGAAATTTAAAGATCATTCAGACCCGGACGGTCACCCGGATGGGCATCCTTTGCAGCAAATTATCCAGAAAAACCGTCCAATCACTTATCATAATGTGACGCTTGCCGGTGGAACAGATGACATCAAGTATTTCGCAGCCCTGGGGTATACCCACCAGGACGGTATGTGGAGTACCACTTATCTTAACAAGTACAACGGTTCGTTAAATTTAACGGCAAATGCCACTAAATCTACAACAGTATCACTCTCTGTTAATAGTTATGTGGAAGATCAGCATTTTCCGTCACAAAGTGCAGCAACCATTATAGGGCAAGCGCAACGCCAGGCACCAACCACACCTATTTACTATAGCAACGGATTATGGTCCGGCTATATCGGGCAGTCACTTATCGGCGAAATTTATCACAGCGGCTATCAGTTCAACGAAAACACAGCCGTTCTTTCGCAATTTACGATTGATCAGAAGCTTCCGATCAAAGGTTTAAGTTTGAAAGGTGTGATCAGCTATGATAACGGACCAGATCCATTATTCACCGGAAATCAAACTTCGTTCCAGCGTATTTATACAACCCCTATACCTTTCTATAATGTTGATGTAACTACTACGCCTTACACCTATAAACAAGGGATCCAGGGAAACTCCAAGGCTACATTTTCAGAAAACTATAGTCAAAATCATACATTAACTATTCAAGGGCTACTATCTTATGCGGGTTCATTCGGCAAAAGTGACATCACCGCCTTGGGCGTTTTTGAAAGCCGCCGTGTAAAATATCAAACATTTGGGGCCACTAAATATAACTACAACCTTGATATTGATGAACTGGACTTTGGCGGTCCGGCAGCGGCGGATGCAACCAACTTTGGCCGTTCAAGTGGTCAAAAACAAATTGGTTATGTGTACAGGGTAGGCTATTCATACGATAAAAAGTATTTGTTTGAAGCAACAGGTAGGTACGACGGAAGCTATCTTTTTGCTCCCGGTCATCGTTATGGTTTCTTCCCCGCTTTTTCTGCCGGCTGGCGTTTGTCTGAAGAAAAATTCATCAAAGATAATATTACCTGGATTGACAATTTAAAACTCAGGGCTTCCTGGGGAAAATCAGGGGCTTATCCTCGTGATGGTGGCGCTATACAGACATATCAGTATTTGAGCCCTTATAATCCCTACGCAAACTCGGCTGTTATTAACGGCAGTGCAACACAGGGCATCAACGAGGCATTACAAGGAAATCCCAACATCGGCTGGGAAAAAGCGACAAAAACAGACATCGGATTTGAAGCAACCTTATGGAAAGGCTTATTGAGCATTGAAGCCGATTACTTTTATGAAAAAAGGGCTAATATGCTGGTAAGGATCCAAAATACGCTGCCAGGAGAATATGGGTTAGGCGTTGGCCTGGTAAACGGAGGGATCATGAGCAACCATGGTATTGACCTCACGTTGCAAAGTTCTCATAGCTTTTCTAAAGACCTGAGGTTGGATGTTACCGGTACCTTCACCTTTGCGAGAAATAAATTATTACAAACTTACGAAACAAATGCCACAGCTAATAATCCAAACAGGAGAACAACCGGCCGTCCATTAAATACCATATTCGGATACCAGGCGTTGGGTTATTTTAAAACAACAGATTTTAATGCAGACGGAACGCTGAAAGCAGGGTTGCCAGTTCCTTCTTTCGGGCCGGTTAAGCCAGGTGATATCGAGTACGCCGATTTAAGCGGGCCTAACGGCACGCCAGATGGTAAGATAGATGCTAATGACCAAACCGTAATAGGGCACCCTAATACACCTGAAATTATCTATGGCTTAGAGCCCAGACTGACCTTCAAAAACTTTGATCTCGACGTTTTGTTCCAGGGTTCGGGAAACAGCAACATTGTTATCAGTAACTATTTCGCATTCCCTTTCAATGCATCCGGTTCGGCTTCCCAACTGGTATATGATAATCATTGGACGCCTTCTACCCCCAACGCTTTATATCCAAGGGTTACCGGCACGCCAACATCAAATAACACGCAAACGTCATCGTGGTTCGTCAGAAATGACTCTTATATCCGGTTAAAAAGTTTTGAACTTGGTTACACACTTTCAAACAAGTTGTTGAAAAACAAAATCCAATCAATAAGGATCTATGTTGCCGGACAAAATGTGATTAACTATTTACCACATGTAAAAGAGATCATTGATCCAGAAAACAGCGGAAACAACACCAACTACTATCAGCAACGGGTGTTTTCATTAGGTTTAAATGCCACATTTTAA
- a CDS encoding glycoside hydrolase family 16 protein: MITKIITAILLIAIPIVGKCQQDTVGGYKLVWADEFNKYGSPDPDNWAFESGFVRNNEDQWYQEQNAICRHGKLIIEARRVHLTNPGYVPNSTNWKQKRQFINYTSSSINTRGKHSFQYGRFIMRGRISIDAGLWPAFWTLGVEKPWPSNGEIDIMEYYQNKLLANIACGTEVPHKAKWYSNTKALNTFKANWSKKFHTWRMDWDASAISLYVDDSLLNRVELKDLVNQDGTQFNPFLQPHYILLNLAIGGDNGGDPSATKFPKRFEVDYVRVYQKN; encoded by the coding sequence ATGATTACTAAGATAATTACTGCCATACTGCTTATAGCTATTCCGATTGTGGGTAAATGTCAGCAGGATACGGTGGGGGGCTATAAATTGGTTTGGGCGGATGAGTTTAACAAGTACGGCTCTCCCGATCCAGATAATTGGGCGTTTGAATCCGGTTTTGTACGGAATAATGAAGATCAATGGTATCAGGAACAAAATGCAATTTGCCGCCACGGCAAATTGATAATCGAAGCGCGGAGGGTACACCTGACAAATCCTGGGTACGTGCCTAACAGTACCAACTGGAAACAGAAAAGACAATTTATAAATTATACGTCGTCAAGCATTAACACAAGGGGCAAGCACAGCTTCCAATACGGCCGCTTTATTATGCGCGGTCGTATAAGTATCGACGCCGGCCTATGGCCCGCTTTTTGGACATTAGGTGTAGAAAAGCCCTGGCCGTCTAACGGCGAAATTGATATTATGGAATATTACCAGAATAAGCTTTTGGCTAATATTGCCTGCGGTACGGAGGTCCCTCATAAAGCCAAATGGTACAGTAACACCAAGGCCCTCAATACTTTCAAAGCCAACTGGAGTAAGAAATTTCATACCTGGCGCATGGATTGGGATGCCTCAGCTATAAGTTTATATGTAGATGACAGCCTGCTCAATCGTGTCGAGCTAAAAGATCTTGTTAACCAGGACGGCACTCAATTTAACCCTTTTTTGCAGCCTCATTATATATTGCTTAACCTTGCAATAGGTGGTGATAATGGCGGCGACCCATCTGCCACAAAATTCCCTAAACGGTTTGAAGTTGATTACGTTCGGGTGTATCAAAAAAATTAA